Proteins co-encoded in one Prevotella sp. E13-27 genomic window:
- the priA gene encoding primosomal protein N', producing MSYADIILPVPLNSLFTYAIPTDMAESVAFGKRVLVSFGPKNHYVGIIVRLHDNKPTTYKVKPIEQVLDDTPLLLESQLRLWQWIADYYMSPIGDVYKGALPAGLKAEDGYKPRTETYIRLTLPYQNEPTLHVALNMLARAPRQQEAFISYLTLSGWDNISSEEWRNDCAEITREELMNASGTDSSTINQLVKRGLLETYEVEVGRLNLNTEPHLENIKPLSDIQQEAYNQILFSFMKKDVTLLHGVTSSGKTEIYIHLIMRELEQHRQVLFLMPEIALTVQMMERLQRVFGNRLGIYHSKYSDAERVEIWQKQLSGNPYDVILGARSAVFLPFQHLGLIIVDEEHETSYKQQDPAPRYHARSAAIMLAKLYNTDASTPAPKVLLGTATPCMETYHNAKTGKYGLVELTQRYEGIELPEIQIVDTKDLQHRKMMNGPFSPLLLARVREALERGEQAILFQNRRGWAPMLECKQCGWVPRCQHCDVSLTLHKSMNQLTCHYCGYTYQIPTECPACGCKQLQGRGYGTEKIEDQIRDILPEARISRMDLDTTRTRNAYERIISDFSSGRTNLLIGTQMISKGLDFGNVSVVGIISADGMLNQPDFRAYEHAYMMIAQVSGRAGRKGKRGLVILQTKNPDVSVIQQVVHNDFKTFYNDMKSERSAFNYPPYCHLIYVYMKHKKDDVVETASRELGARLRQWFGSRVLGPDKPTVSRVKTLSIRKLVLKLENGIDMPRVRQYLALAQEQMLQDKRYASLQVYYDVDPL from the coding sequence GTGAGTTATGCCGACATCATATTACCCGTTCCGCTGAACAGCCTGTTCACCTATGCCATTCCCACGGACATGGCAGAGAGTGTTGCATTCGGCAAACGCGTATTGGTGTCATTCGGTCCAAAGAATCACTATGTGGGCATAATAGTACGCCTGCACGACAACAAGCCCACTACATACAAAGTAAAGCCCATTGAGCAGGTTCTCGACGACACGCCGTTACTATTAGAATCACAACTACGCCTCTGGCAGTGGATTGCCGACTACTACATGTCACCCATCGGTGACGTATATAAAGGTGCTCTGCCAGCAGGATTAAAAGCAGAAGACGGATATAAGCCTCGTACAGAGACTTATATCCGTCTTACTCTGCCTTATCAGAACGAGCCTACACTCCACGTGGCTCTAAACATGCTGGCCCGCGCTCCACGTCAACAAGAGGCTTTCATTAGCTATCTCACACTCTCCGGTTGGGATAACATTTCAAGTGAAGAATGGCGTAATGACTGTGCAGAGATTACACGCGAGGAGCTGATGAACGCCTCTGGGACCGACTCCTCCACTATCAACCAGCTTGTAAAGCGAGGACTTCTTGAGACATACGAAGTGGAAGTAGGACGTCTGAACCTCAACACAGAGCCGCATCTTGAGAATATAAAGCCACTGAGTGATATACAGCAAGAGGCTTATAATCAGATTCTATTTTCATTTATGAAGAAGGACGTGACACTTCTTCACGGTGTCACATCCAGTGGTAAGACGGAGATATACATCCATCTCATCATGCGCGAACTGGAGCAACACCGGCAGGTGCTGTTCCTCATGCCCGAAATTGCGCTCACCGTACAGATGATGGAGCGTCTGCAACGAGTCTTTGGCAACCGTCTGGGCATCTATCATTCGAAGTATAGCGATGCAGAACGTGTAGAGATATGGCAGAAACAGCTATCTGGCAATCCCTACGATGTAATCCTTGGTGCACGCTCTGCCGTGTTCCTGCCATTCCAACATCTAGGACTGATTATTGTTGACGAGGAACACGAGACGAGTTATAAGCAACAAGATCCTGCTCCACGCTATCATGCACGTTCGGCTGCCATAATGTTGGCGAAGCTTTATAACACAGACGCATCAACGCCAGCTCCCAAGGTTCTTCTTGGCACCGCTACTCCATGCATGGAGACCTATCACAATGCCAAGACGGGCAAATATGGACTGGTGGAACTGACTCAACGTTACGAAGGCATAGAACTGCCTGAGATTCAGATTGTAGATACCAAAGACCTTCAACATCGGAAGATGATGAACGGTCCTTTCTCACCTCTGCTTTTGGCACGGGTCAGAGAGGCTCTTGAGCGTGGCGAACAGGCCATCCTCTTCCAGAACCGTCGCGGCTGGGCGCCAATGTTAGAGTGCAAACAATGCGGGTGGGTACCACGCTGTCAGCACTGTGACGTGTCTCTGACGCTCCATAAGAGCATGAACCAGCTCACATGCCACTATTGCGGTTATACCTATCAGATACCGACAGAATGTCCCGCCTGCGGCTGTAAGCAACTTCAGGGACGCGGCTACGGCACAGAGAAGATAGAGGATCAGATACGCGATATTCTACCCGAGGCTCGCATCTCACGCATGGATCTCGACACAACCCGCACCCGCAATGCCTATGAACGTATCATAAGCGACTTCTCATCTGGTCGTACAAACCTTCTCATAGGCACACAGATGATTTCAAAAGGTCTCGACTTCGGCAATGTGTCGGTTGTTGGCATCATCAGTGCCGACGGCATGCTTAACCAGCCCGATTTTCGTGCCTACGAGCATGCCTATATGATGATAGCTCAGGTCAGCGGCCGTGCTGGCAGAAAGGGAAAGCGCGGTCTTGTAATACTTCAGACTAAAAACCCAGATGTGAGCGTCATACAACAAGTGGTGCACAATGATTTCAAGACGTTCTACAACGACATGAAGTCAGAACGCAGCGCATTCAACTACCCACCATACTGCCACCTCATCTATGTCTATATGAAACATAAGAAAGACGATGTGGTAGAGACTGCCTCACGCGAGCTGGGCGCACGACTGCGGCAATGGTTTGGCAGTCGCGTGCTCGGTCCTGACAAGCCCACTGTCTCGCGTGTAAAGACACTGAGCATACGCAAACTTGTTCTCAAATTAGAGAACGGTATTGACATGCCACGTGTGCGCCAATATTTAGCGCTTGCCCAAGAGCAGATGCTCCAAGACAAGCGCTATGCTTCGTTGCAGGTCTATTACGATGTTGACCCGCTATAA
- a CDS encoding OmpP1/FadL family transporter, translating into MRKFLTIFAFSLASATVSMAGGLMTNTNYHIAFDRMMARGASFDIDAAYSNPAGLAWGHEGLQLSLNFQKPWQNRDITMTASNYLAVPSLGYPGVNIDKKYEGKASAPIVPALFASYKQDRWAVSAMIGIVGSGGFVKYDDGIPMFNALVMAKLFDATKAMPAAMGGPMTPEKYTIDSKMEGKQYIYGGQLNFTYKFTDQIAGAVGVRANYYDGYNRGHVTATTIESPGNQKLIDLQLDCLQKGWGFTPVVSFDFREGPLTIAARYEFRTKINTENDTKTLDASIKNTDAATAAAVPYVTGKTALAQFGDKVAPYEDGAKTRYDMPALLSIALGYEFTDKFRATLEYHNFDDKHAKMAKGRQKELTHGTDEYLLGLEYDINDKFTISCGGQRTDYGLDDDYQQNTSFACDSWSFGFGGAWNITEQIRLNAGYFCSIYSDYKKEQKNYYDTPWPATETYSRTNHVIGLGIDYKF; encoded by the coding sequence ATGAGAAAATTCTTAACCATTTTCGCTTTTTCATTAGCGTCTGCAACTGTTTCTATGGCAGGCGGATTGATGACAAACACCAATTATCACATTGCTTTCGACCGTATGATGGCGCGTGGCGCGTCGTTTGACATTGATGCAGCTTACTCCAATCCGGCAGGACTTGCATGGGGACACGAAGGACTGCAGCTCTCACTTAATTTCCAGAAACCTTGGCAGAACCGTGACATTACCATGACGGCGTCAAACTATCTGGCTGTTCCCTCTCTTGGATATCCAGGTGTGAATATTGATAAGAAATACGAAGGAAAGGCATCTGCTCCAATCGTTCCAGCACTTTTTGCCTCATATAAACAAGACCGTTGGGCAGTTTCTGCCATGATAGGTATTGTGGGTAGTGGCGGCTTCGTAAAATACGATGACGGAATACCTATGTTTAATGCGCTTGTCATGGCTAAGTTGTTCGATGCAACAAAGGCCATGCCTGCAGCAATGGGCGGACCGATGACCCCAGAGAAATATACTATTGACTCAAAGATGGAAGGCAAACAGTATATCTATGGCGGACAGTTGAACTTTACTTATAAATTTACCGACCAGATAGCCGGTGCTGTGGGCGTTCGTGCCAATTATTACGATGGTTACAATCGTGGTCATGTAACTGCAACCACTATTGAAAGTCCTGGTAATCAAAAGCTTATTGACTTGCAGTTAGACTGCCTGCAAAAGGGATGGGGCTTTACACCTGTTGTTAGCTTCGATTTCCGTGAAGGACCTCTGACCATTGCTGCACGCTATGAGTTCCGTACTAAAATAAATACTGAGAACGACACTAAGACATTGGATGCAAGCATTAAGAATACAGACGCTGCAACAGCAGCGGCAGTACCTTATGTGACAGGAAAGACTGCATTGGCTCAGTTTGGCGATAAGGTTGCTCCTTACGAGGATGGTGCTAAGACACGTTACGATATGCCTGCTCTGCTGTCTATCGCTCTTGGTTATGAGTTCACAGACAAATTCCGTGCCACCCTCGAATATCATAATTTTGATGATAAGCATGCGAAGATGGCCAAAGGTCGTCAGAAAGAACTTACTCACGGAACGGATGAGTATCTGCTCGGTTTGGAGTATGACATTAATGACAAGTTCACCATCAGCTGTGGCGGACAGCGCACTGACTATGGACTCGATGATGACTATCAGCAGAATACCTCTTTTGCATGTGACAGCTGGTCGTTTGGTTTTGGCGGTGCATGGAATATCACTGAACAGATACGACTCAATGCCGGTTATTTTTGCTCCATCTATAGTGACTATAAAAAGGAACAGAAGAACTATTACGACACTCCATGGCCTGCTACGGAGACCTATTCACGTACCAACCATGTCATTGGTCTGGGTATAGACTATAAATTCTAA
- a CDS encoding peptidoglycan DD-metalloendopeptidase family protein yields MMILKKLRNIAVIAISALAVLPASGQDLLANQAPIDKKMKAVDSEMLRQLIEIEEYDSPADELYQDWDNMYAHRETALPDSFTIDLRDFHMPTASRVITSNFGSRWGRQHKGLDIKVYIGDTIRAAFSGKVRIVKNEGARRGYGKYIVIRHPNGLETIYGHLSKWLVVENQEVRAGEPIALGGNTGRSTGSHLHFETRLCGVALNPAIMFDFVNQDIVSDFYNFRRDSYEFDGRLATQLRGANGKNGYDPAMVNSTNVGRSRDVASSSSSTRYHKVRRGETLSTIARKHGTTVNAICKLNRISRTVRLRPGQILKYN; encoded by the coding sequence ATGATGATTCTCAAAAAACTAAGAAATATTGCTGTTATCGCCATTTCGGCACTTGCTGTTTTACCAGCCTCAGGTCAGGACTTGTTGGCTAATCAGGCACCCATTGACAAGAAGATGAAGGCTGTGGATTCCGAAATGCTGAGACAGTTAATAGAGATTGAAGAATACGATTCACCCGCAGATGAGCTCTATCAGGATTGGGATAACATGTATGCACATCGTGAGACCGCTCTTCCAGATTCGTTTACTATTGATTTGAGAGATTTCCATATGCCTACTGCAAGCCGCGTCATCACCTCGAACTTCGGCTCACGTTGGGGACGCCAGCACAAGGGCTTGGATATAAAGGTATATATAGGTGATACCATCCGTGCTGCATTCAGCGGTAAGGTTCGTATAGTGAAGAACGAAGGCGCACGCCGTGGCTATGGTAAATATATTGTTATCCGTCACCCTAATGGTCTGGAGACTATTTATGGCCACTTGTCTAAGTGGCTTGTCGTAGAGAATCAGGAGGTACGTGCTGGTGAGCCTATCGCTCTTGGTGGTAACACTGGACGTAGCACAGGTTCACACTTGCATTTCGAGACACGTCTCTGTGGTGTTGCACTCAACCCAGCCATCATGTTTGACTTCGTGAATCAGGACATCGTAAGCGATTTCTATAACTTCCGTCGTGATTCATACGAGTTTGACGGACGCCTTGCAACACAGCTACGTGGTGCTAATGGCAAGAACGGTTATGATCCCGCAATGGTGAACAGCACAAATGTGGGACGTTCACGTGATGTCGCATCAAGTAGCAGTTCAACGCGTTACCACAAGGTTCGCAGGGGTGAGACTCTCTCTACAATTGCCCGCAAGCATGGTACAACAGTAAATGCTATTTGTAAGCTTAATCGTATTAGCAGAACGGTAAGACTGCGTCCAGGTCAGATTCTGAAATACAATTAA
- the recG gene encoding ATP-dependent DNA helicase RecG has translation MDILQQDIMYLPGVGPNRKKMLSQELGIETYGDLLEYFPYRYVDRSKVYTIRELTGDMPFVQVVGHIMSFETFDMGPRRERVVAHFTDGTAIMDLVWFNGGKYAKQNYKIGKDYLVFGRPSVFNNRIQVQHPDVDDASKVDTSAMGMQPYYHTTEKMKKANFNSRALERLTKTLVEKLKDPFPETITDEVLSRHHLMSRDEALRIIHYPQSARDLERARLRMKFEELFFVQLNILRYASDQRRKYRGYVFNRIGDNFNGFYNEKLPFELTGAQKRVIREIRQDMCSGKQMNRLLQGDVGSGKTLVALMSMLIALDNGFQACIMAPTEILAEQHLATIRKFLDDMPIRVELLTGMVKGKKRQEVLDGLLSGEVRILVGTHAVIEDTVQFARLGMVVIDEQHRFGVAQRAKLWAKAPQDTDASLLRALPHVLVMTATPIPRTLAMTLYGDLDVSVIDELPPGRKPIQTTHVFDSRITSLYEGIRRQIHDGRQVYMVFPLIEESEKIDLKNLEQGFEVLREAFPEFRLSKVHGKMKPKDKDEEMQKFVNGETQILVATTVIEVGVNVPNASVMVIFDAQRFGLSQLHQLRGRVGRGADQSFCILVTTFKLSDETRKRIDIMCETNDGFRIAEADLKLRGPGDLEGTQQSGMAFDLKIADIARDGQIVQMARDEAQKIVDEDPSCTSPRYQLLWNRLKELRKTNVNWAAIS, from the coding sequence ATGGATATACTACAACAGGATATTATGTATCTGCCCGGTGTCGGGCCTAACCGTAAGAAGATGCTGAGTCAGGAACTCGGCATTGAGACCTATGGGGACTTGCTGGAGTATTTCCCTTATCGGTATGTGGACCGTTCGAAGGTTTATACCATACGTGAGCTGACAGGCGACATGCCTTTTGTTCAGGTGGTTGGTCATATAATGAGTTTTGAGACTTTTGATATGGGACCGCGCCGTGAGCGCGTAGTTGCTCATTTTACCGACGGTACAGCCATTATGGACTTGGTGTGGTTCAATGGTGGTAAATATGCTAAGCAGAATTATAAGATAGGTAAAGACTACCTGGTGTTCGGAAGACCGTCGGTTTTCAATAACCGGATACAGGTGCAGCATCCTGATGTTGACGATGCATCGAAAGTTGATACGTCGGCGATGGGCATGCAGCCGTATTACCATACCACGGAGAAAATGAAGAAGGCGAACTTCAATTCTCGGGCATTGGAACGGCTGACAAAGACATTGGTAGAAAAACTAAAGGACCCTTTCCCCGAAACTATTACTGACGAGGTGCTTAGCCGTCATCACCTGATGTCGCGTGATGAGGCACTGCGCATTATTCACTACCCACAGAGTGCTCGTGACCTTGAGAGGGCGCGGCTGAGGATGAAGTTTGAAGAACTGTTCTTCGTGCAGCTTAATATACTGCGCTATGCCAGTGACCAGCGTCGTAAATATCGCGGATATGTCTTCAACCGTATTGGCGACAATTTTAATGGCTTCTACAATGAAAAACTTCCGTTTGAGTTGACAGGAGCACAGAAGAGGGTGATACGAGAAATACGCCAGGATATGTGTTCTGGGAAACAGATGAATCGTCTGCTGCAAGGTGATGTGGGTAGCGGAAAGACACTTGTTGCCTTAATGTCCATGCTCATAGCCCTCGACAACGGTTTTCAGGCATGTATCATGGCACCTACAGAGATTCTTGCCGAACAGCATCTTGCTACTATCCGTAAGTTCTTGGACGATATGCCAATACGCGTAGAACTGCTTACGGGCATGGTAAAGGGAAAGAAACGCCAGGAGGTGCTAGACGGATTGTTGTCGGGCGAGGTTCGAATTCTTGTCGGGACCCATGCTGTTATAGAAGATACGGTACAGTTCGCCCGTCTCGGCATGGTAGTCATAGATGAACAGCATCGCTTTGGTGTGGCTCAGCGTGCAAAGCTGTGGGCAAAGGCTCCGCAGGATACAGATGCATCGCTGCTGAGAGCCCTTCCTCATGTGCTTGTGATGACGGCAACGCCTATTCCGCGTACACTTGCAATGACCCTCTATGGCGACCTTGATGTGAGCGTTATTGACGAGTTGCCGCCTGGTCGAAAACCCATTCAGACCACTCATGTCTTTGATTCTCGGATAACTTCGCTTTATGAGGGCATAAGACGTCAGATACATGATGGCAGACAGGTGTATATGGTGTTCCCACTCATAGAAGAGAGCGAGAAAATTGACTTGAAAAATCTTGAACAAGGCTTCGAAGTGCTTCGCGAGGCATTCCCTGAATTCCGCCTTAGTAAGGTCCACGGCAAGATGAAACCGAAGGATAAAGATGAGGAGATGCAGAAATTCGTGAATGGCGAAACACAGATTCTTGTAGCTACTACTGTGATTGAGGTCGGAGTTAATGTGCCTAACGCATCAGTTATGGTCATCTTTGATGCCCAGCGCTTTGGATTGTCTCAGCTACATCAGCTTCGCGGAAGGGTTGGACGAGGTGCCGATCAGTCGTTTTGCATACTTGTCACCACTTTCAAGTTAAGTGATGAGACTCGTAAGCGTATAGATATTATGTGCGAGACCAACGATGGCTTCCGTATTGCTGAGGCTGACCTAAAGTTGCGTGGGCCTGGCGACTTGGAGGGAACACAGCAGAGCGGTATGGCCTTCGACTTGAAAATAGCTGATATTGCACGTGATGGACAGATTGTACAGATGGCACGCGACGAGGCTCAAAAAATAGTGGATGAAGACCCTTCATGCACTTCTCCACGCTATCAGCTTTTATGGAATAGATTGAAGGAATTACGTAAAACAAACGTGAATTGGGCGGCAATTTCTTAG
- a CDS encoding 2-C-methyl-D-erythritol 4-phosphate cytidylyltransferase: MDYIIIVAGGKGLRMGGDIPKQFLPVGGIPVLMRTMMRFHEYSPELQIILVLPKTQQEYWNSLCRQHQFNIPYILADGGKTRFHSVQNGLALVPDDTDGVVGVHDGVRPFVSVETIARCYDEARQSGAVVPVIPVVETVRHLDADGVSHTVPRDEYRLVQTPQCFSIQLLKAANEQPYNDGFTDDASVVESFGHEIRLVEGNRENIKLTTPGDMKMAEMLI, from the coding sequence ATGGACTATATTATAATAGTAGCTGGCGGTAAGGGGCTGCGCATGGGAGGCGATATTCCCAAGCAGTTCCTGCCCGTAGGCGGAATACCGGTGCTGATGCGCACTATGATGCGCTTTCATGAGTATTCGCCGGAACTTCAAATTATACTTGTGCTGCCGAAGACGCAACAGGAATATTGGAATAGCCTGTGCCGACAGCATCAGTTTAATATCCCTTATATTTTGGCTGATGGCGGAAAGACACGTTTCCATTCTGTGCAGAACGGATTGGCGCTTGTGCCCGACGATACAGATGGCGTCGTTGGCGTTCATGATGGCGTGAGACCATTCGTGTCGGTGGAGACAATAGCTCGTTGTTACGATGAGGCTCGTCAGAGTGGGGCTGTGGTGCCTGTGATACCTGTAGTTGAGACTGTCAGACATCTTGATGCCGATGGTGTCTCCCATACTGTTCCTCGTGACGAGTACCGACTGGTACAGACGCCTCAGTGCTTTAGCATTCAGTTGCTTAAGGCTGCAAACGAGCAGCCTTATAATGACGGTTTTACCGATGATGCCTCGGTCGTAGAGTCGTTCGGCCACGAAATAAGGCTTGTCGAGGGCAATCGCGAAAATATTAAGCTCACCACACCTGGTGACATGAAAATGGCGGAAATGCTGATATAG
- a CDS encoding DJ-1 family glyoxalase III — translation MAKVYVFLANGFEDVEALIPVDVLRRGGVEVVTVSIVDDSQVVETAHNVQIVADAMFDDCDFSDADLLFLPGGMPGATNLYEHEGVRQTVLTQAKAGKKVAAICAAPAVVLAQLGVLDGKSATCYPGFEKLLTKATYTADLVTVDGNVTTAEGPAAAFPFAYELLAQLVSREVSDQIAEGMRFKHLMNK, via the coding sequence ATGGCAAAAGTGTATGTTTTTTTAGCTAACGGCTTCGAAGATGTGGAGGCGTTGATACCTGTTGACGTGCTGCGTCGCGGGGGAGTGGAGGTTGTAACAGTGAGCATCGTTGACGACTCACAGGTGGTTGAAACAGCCCATAACGTGCAGATTGTGGCTGATGCTATGTTTGATGATTGCGACTTCAGTGATGCTGACCTGCTCTTCCTGCCAGGTGGCATGCCTGGTGCTACAAACCTATACGAGCACGAAGGGGTACGTCAGACTGTCCTCACTCAAGCAAAGGCTGGCAAGAAGGTCGCAGCCATCTGTGCTGCTCCTGCTGTAGTGTTGGCACAGTTAGGCGTGCTCGATGGCAAGAGTGCCACTTGTTATCCTGGTTTCGAGAAGCTGCTGACAAAAGCAACATATACCGCAGACCTGGTTACTGTAGATGGTAATGTCACAACAGCCGAGGGACCTGCTGCTGCCTTCCCCTTCGCATACGAACTGCTGGCACAGCTTGTCAGCCGTGAGGTCAGTGACCAGATAGCTGAGGGCATGCGCTTCAAACATCTTATGAATAAATAA
- a CDS encoding NAD kinase: protein MSSKALTFAIFGNLYQQEKSAAIKQVLTCLKNHGARIMVDEEYYHFLVGIPGVQEIFGIAETPSNPQSPEIPERSRFYTFSGDNFEADFVISMGGDGTLLKTASRVRDKQIPIIGVNMGRLGFLADVSAKTFDETVDALHRGEYSVEDRALINVETDGEPIDGCSCALNDVAILKRDSASMISIRTCINGEYLTTYQADGLIVSTPTGSTAYSLSNGGPIIVPGTGVVLMTAVAPHSLNVRPIVLPDTSKIELTVTSRSHTFLVAIDGRSGKLPEGTTLRLSRAPYNAKVVKRSTTRYFSTLREKMMWGADLREVK from the coding sequence ATGTCATCAAAAGCGCTTACTTTTGCCATCTTTGGCAATCTATACCAGCAAGAGAAATCGGCAGCTATCAAGCAGGTGCTCACCTGTCTGAAGAATCACGGCGCCCGTATCATGGTAGATGAAGAGTATTATCATTTCCTTGTCGGAATACCTGGCGTGCAGGAAATATTCGGGATAGCAGAGACACCAAGTAACCCTCAAAGTCCCGAAATTCCAGAGCGCTCCCGTTTCTATACTTTTTCTGGTGACAATTTCGAGGCAGACTTCGTTATCTCTATGGGCGGTGACGGTACACTACTAAAGACAGCGAGCCGTGTCCGCGACAAGCAGATACCCATTATTGGAGTCAACATGGGCAGACTGGGGTTCCTTGCTGACGTAAGTGCCAAGACATTTGACGAAACAGTAGATGCCCTCCATCGCGGCGAATACTCCGTGGAGGACCGTGCGCTCATCAACGTGGAGACAGATGGCGAACCTATAGACGGCTGTAGCTGTGCACTCAACGACGTGGCAATATTAAAGCGCGACTCGGCATCGATGATTTCCATACGCACATGCATCAACGGTGAGTATCTCACAACCTATCAGGCTGACGGTCTCATCGTCTCCACACCGACAGGTTCAACAGCATATTCACTCTCAAATGGCGGTCCCATCATCGTGCCAGGAACAGGAGTGGTGCTGATGACAGCCGTTGCGCCCCACTCGCTCAATGTACGTCCGATAGTACTGCCTGACACATCCAAGATAGAACTTACCGTGACAAGTCGCAGCCACACCTTCCTCGTTGCAATAGACGGTCGCAGCGGTAAGCTACCTGAAGGCACGACTCTCCGTCTGTCTCGTGCACCATATAATGCAAAGGTTGTAAAGCGCAGCACCACGCGATACTTCTCCACTCTGCGCGAAAAAATGATGTGGGGAGCTGATCTAAGGGAAGTAAAATAG
- a CDS encoding ABC transporter ATP-binding protein: protein MKSEKYTIAQIFLWLWKAWKGNRLQATLNATIGLLGVGFSLSMVWAMRRAIDTASGIIDGSIYAAVGIMAILTLCEFGVGISRVWIKNILGVKARNRMQQMTLARLLRSEWRGREAMHSGDVINRLETDVNHVVTFLTETLPSTISTIALFIGAFIYLFQMDTWLAIITVGILPCFILASRFYVKKMRQLTKKVRESDSFVQSLLTETMQHRMLVKTMEADDQMLDRLEGTQSELRQRVKRRTAFSVISNLILNTGFSLGYLIAFLWGLIRLADGTITFGAMTAFLQLVYRIQSPARDLTKLVPAFVSVFTSAERLMELEEIPEEKQGEAIMLPAPCGVRFSDVTYSYSTDEQPVISHANFDFKPGTCTAILGETGSGKTTLIRLLLALIRPQEGQIEIYSESTISYSPLSPLHRCNFVYVPQGNTLLGGTLRDNLRIGAPDATDEQMREALRLACADFVDNLPQGLDTVFAEHGGGMSEGQAQRIAIARALLRPGSIILLDEATSALDPDTERQLLNNIMHNNDKTVIFVTHRQAVVSYCDHVISDFSASNRIL from the coding sequence GTGAAAAGTGAGAAATATACAATAGCACAGATTTTCCTCTGGTTGTGGAAAGCCTGGAAAGGCAACCGACTGCAAGCCACGCTGAATGCAACAATCGGGCTACTTGGTGTGGGGTTCAGTCTGTCAATGGTATGGGCCATGCGCCGCGCCATTGATACTGCCTCGGGCATCATCGACGGTTCGATATACGCTGCCGTAGGCATCATGGCTATTCTCACCCTATGCGAGTTTGGCGTAGGCATTTCACGCGTATGGATAAAGAATATCCTCGGAGTCAAAGCACGTAACCGAATGCAACAGATGACTCTCGCCCGACTTTTACGATCTGAATGGCGTGGACGTGAGGCGATGCACTCAGGCGACGTCATCAACCGCCTGGAGACTGACGTGAACCATGTAGTAACATTTCTCACCGAGACCTTACCATCAACAATCTCAACAATAGCGTTGTTTATCGGTGCCTTCATCTATCTGTTTCAGATGGACACATGGCTTGCCATAATAACCGTAGGCATACTCCCATGCTTCATTCTTGCCAGTCGCTTCTACGTGAAGAAGATGCGGCAACTGACAAAGAAAGTTCGCGAAAGCGACAGCTTCGTTCAAAGCCTACTGACAGAGACCATGCAACACCGAATGCTTGTAAAGACGATGGAAGCGGACGACCAGATGCTTGACCGTTTGGAAGGAACTCAGTCGGAACTGCGCCAGAGAGTGAAACGCCGCACTGCATTCTCGGTTATCTCCAACCTCATACTAAACACCGGGTTTTCTCTCGGCTATCTAATCGCATTTCTATGGGGACTTATAAGACTCGCCGATGGCACCATCACCTTTGGTGCTATGACGGCATTCTTACAACTTGTCTATCGCATACAGAGTCCCGCACGCGACCTGACGAAGCTGGTACCGGCATTTGTCAGCGTGTTCACTTCGGCAGAACGACTGATGGAGCTTGAAGAGATTCCCGAGGAGAAACAGGGTGAGGCAATAATGCTTCCCGCCCCATGCGGAGTAAGATTCTCTGATGTGACCTACAGCTACAGCACCGACGAGCAACCAGTGATAAGTCACGCCAATTTCGACTTCAAGCCAGGCACATGCACAGCCATACTTGGCGAGACAGGCTCGGGCAAGACAACCCTCATCCGCCTACTGCTTGCACTTATACGCCCACAAGAAGGACAAATTGAAATTTACAGCGAAAGTACTATTTCCTATTCTCCCCTCTCCCCTCTCCATCGTTGTAACTTCGTCTATGTGCCACAAGGCAACACGCTTCTTGGCGGCACTCTACGCGACAATCTGCGCATAGGAGCCCCCGATGCCACTGACGAACAGATGAGAGAAGCGCTCCGATTGGCATGTGCCGATTTCGTTGACAATCTGCCTCAAGGGCTCGATACTGTCTTTGCCGAACATGGCGGTGGTATGTCAGAAGGTCAGGCCCAACGCATAGCCATAGCCCGAGCACTGCTCCGTCCAGGAAGCATTATCCTTCTTGACGAAGCCACCAGTGCCCTTGATCCTGACACCGAACGTCAGTTACTTAACAATATTATGCACAACAATGACAAGACCGTCATCTTTGTCACCCACAGACAAGCCGTTGTTTCCTATTGTGACCATGTAATATCAGATTTTTCCGCTTCAAATAGAATTTTGTAA